One genomic region from Natrinema caseinilyticum encodes:
- the citE gene encoding L-malyl-CoA/beta-methylmalyl-CoA lyase, whose translation MTDDIRLCRTFQTAPAAVPKEDSAKYLVSALEAEGFQAPDWLVPDMEDGTAPDMKAEGLENTIEKVPQYDFPGEIWPRVEWSYEDEEYCEKGRNQIDRLVAEIGDEIEGVVVPKVGRLEDVERAAEVVAEAEAEHGYEDGSIGLSIIIETGRARSDLREISKFGEDSRLTALVFGPVDYAAELGGRDLGDGMPRWDGLLEALSNESSAAGLLSIGGPFDDLFKERAGLTYYNADDYADQVEHEAMLGLDGSWSLYPKQTIQANTVHMPTPDELERDVHKIERFNEAKREGTGAVTIDGQMVDEATFKNFRNTVRQVRAIDDIRPSQTEEYYDADLLSRARDLELSYR comes from the coding sequence ATGACCGACGATATCCGACTCTGCCGCACGTTCCAGACCGCACCGGCCGCCGTCCCCAAAGAGGACTCGGCGAAGTATCTCGTCTCCGCCCTCGAGGCCGAGGGCTTTCAGGCTCCCGACTGGCTCGTCCCCGACATGGAAGACGGGACCGCCCCGGACATGAAAGCCGAGGGACTCGAGAACACCATCGAGAAGGTCCCGCAGTACGACTTCCCGGGCGAAATCTGGCCTCGCGTCGAGTGGAGCTACGAGGACGAGGAGTACTGCGAGAAGGGACGCAACCAGATCGACCGACTCGTCGCCGAGATCGGCGACGAGATCGAAGGTGTCGTGGTTCCCAAGGTCGGTCGCCTCGAGGACGTCGAGCGCGCCGCCGAGGTCGTCGCCGAAGCCGAGGCCGAACACGGCTACGAGGACGGCTCGATCGGCCTCTCGATCATCATCGAAACCGGCCGCGCCCGCTCCGACCTGCGCGAAATTTCCAAGTTCGGTGAGGACTCCCGTCTCACCGCACTCGTCTTCGGTCCCGTCGACTACGCCGCCGAACTCGGCGGCCGCGACCTCGGCGACGGCATGCCCCGCTGGGACGGCCTGCTCGAGGCTCTCTCGAACGAGTCCAGCGCCGCTGGCCTGCTCTCGATCGGCGGCCCCTTCGACGACCTGTTCAAGGAACGCGCCGGCCTGACGTACTACAACGCCGACGACTACGCCGATCAGGTCGAACACGAAGCGATGCTCGGCCTCGACGGCTCCTGGTCGCTGTACCCCAAACAGACCATCCAGGCCAACACGGTCCACATGCCCACCCCCGACGAACTCGAGCGCGACGTCCACAAGATCGAGCGCTTCAACGAGGCCAAACGCGAGGGCACCGGCGCGGTCACCATCGACGGCCAGATGGTCGACGAAGCGACGTTCAAGAACTTCCGCAACACGGTTCGACAGGTCCGCGCGATCGACGACATCCGACCGTCCCAGACCGAGGAGTACTACGACGCGGATCTGCTCTCTCGAGCGCGCGACCTCGAACTCTCCTACCGGTGA
- a CDS encoding translation initiation factor eIF-2B, whose protein sequence is MIDETAEEIREMQTHSSSVVAANAARALQELVEREFATVEEYTRALERNGSVLRRANPSHASLQNAVREVVDDVADADPDSVDEARRLTSEKIDEVVTRIESGKRLAAENAVDELTDGATLLTHDYSSTVLEALEQAIEAGKTFDVYVTEARPRYLGRKTARTLADLEGVDATLVTDSAHGIYLEECDRVVVGMDCIVNETLYNRVGTFPIAATAAQVGVPVTVLGSASKIVSEGFVFENEFRPDSEVMAEPADGFDVKNPAYDATPVDLLESVITDEGRQTF, encoded by the coding sequence ATGATCGACGAGACCGCCGAGGAAATCAGGGAGATGCAAACGCACAGCTCCTCGGTAGTAGCCGCAAACGCCGCACGAGCCCTCCAGGAACTCGTCGAGCGGGAGTTCGCCACCGTCGAGGAGTACACCCGCGCGCTCGAGCGCAACGGCTCCGTCCTGCGGCGGGCGAACCCCTCTCACGCTTCGCTCCAGAACGCCGTTCGGGAAGTCGTCGACGACGTGGCCGACGCGGATCCCGACAGCGTCGATGAGGCGCGGCGGCTGACGAGCGAGAAGATCGACGAGGTCGTCACGCGGATCGAATCCGGCAAGCGATTGGCGGCCGAAAACGCCGTCGACGAACTCACCGACGGCGCGACCTTGCTGACTCACGATTACTCCTCGACGGTCCTCGAAGCCCTCGAGCAGGCCATCGAGGCGGGCAAGACGTTCGACGTCTACGTCACCGAGGCACGCCCCCGATATCTCGGACGCAAGACCGCCAGAACGCTCGCCGATCTCGAGGGGGTCGACGCCACGCTGGTCACCGACAGCGCCCACGGAATCTACCTCGAGGAGTGCGACCGCGTCGTCGTCGGGATGGATTGCATCGTCAACGAGACGCTGTACAATCGCGTCGGGACGTTCCCGATCGCCGCGACGGCGGCGCAGGTCGGCGTCCCGGTCACCGTCCTCGGTTCGGCCTCGAAAATCGTAAGCGAGGGGTTCGTCTTCGAGAACGAATTCCGCCCCGACAGCGAGGTGATGGCCGAACCGGCCGACGGCTTCGACGTGAAGAACCCCGCCTACGACGCGACGCCGGTCGACCTGCTCGAGAGCGTCATCACCGACGAAGGGCGACAGACGTTCTGA
- a CDS encoding Mrp/NBP35 family ATP-binding protein — protein MDEAAVRDRLRTVDDPELGDDIVSLGLVNDIDIDGDGDRVAVDLALGAPYSPTESDIAAAVRRVLTDAGLEPDLTASVPDRDDLTNEEQVLPNVKNVIAVASGKGGVGKSTVAVNLAAGLSQLGARVGLFDADVYGPNVPRMVAADEPPMATEDETLVPPEKYGVKLMSMAFLTGEDDPVIWRGPMVHKVITQLTEDVEWGYLDYLVVDLPPGTGDTQLTMLQTMPVTGAVIVTTPQGVALDDARKGLEMFAKHDTVVLGIAENMSTFVCPDCGGEHDIFGSGGGEEFAEEHDMPFLGSIPLDTAVREGGDGGKPTVLKDGGDTSDALRTLTENVANNTGIVHRQGISQTRRNEAASPDR, from the coding sequence ATGGACGAAGCCGCCGTTCGCGACCGCCTCCGGACGGTCGACGATCCGGAACTCGGCGACGACATCGTTTCGCTCGGCCTCGTAAACGACATCGACATCGACGGCGACGGCGACCGCGTCGCGGTCGATCTCGCCCTCGGGGCCCCCTACTCGCCCACCGAAAGTGACATCGCCGCCGCTGTTCGACGTGTACTGACGGATGCGGGGCTCGAACCGGATCTCACCGCGAGCGTTCCCGACCGGGACGATCTCACGAACGAGGAACAGGTCCTGCCGAACGTCAAGAACGTCATCGCAGTCGCCTCCGGAAAGGGCGGCGTCGGCAAATCCACCGTCGCGGTCAACCTCGCCGCCGGCCTCTCGCAGCTCGGTGCCCGCGTCGGCCTCTTCGACGCCGACGTCTACGGCCCGAACGTTCCGCGGATGGTCGCCGCCGACGAGCCGCCGATGGCCACCGAGGACGAAACTCTCGTTCCGCCCGAAAAGTACGGCGTGAAGCTGATGAGTATGGCGTTTCTCACCGGCGAGGACGACCCCGTCATCTGGCGCGGCCCGATGGTCCACAAGGTAATCACGCAACTCACCGAGGACGTCGAGTGGGGCTACCTCGACTACCTCGTCGTCGATCTCCCGCCGGGAACCGGTGACACCCAGCTGACGATGCTTCAGACCATGCCCGTCACCGGCGCGGTCATCGTCACGACCCCGCAGGGCGTCGCGCTCGACGACGCCCGGAAGGGCCTCGAAATGTTCGCCAAACACGACACCGTCGTCCTGGGGATCGCCGAAAACATGTCGACGTTCGTCTGTCCCGATTGCGGCGGCGAACACGACATCTTCGGCTCCGGCGGTGGCGAGGAGTTCGCCGAGGAACACGACATGCCCTTCCTCGGATCGATTCCCCTCGATACCGCCGTCCGTGAGGGCGGCGACGGTGGGAAGCCGACCGTCCTGAAAGACGGGGGCGACACCAGCGACGCGCTCCGGACGCTCACCGAGAACGTCGCCAACAATACCGGCATCGTCCACCGGCAAGGAATCTCTCAGACGCGCCGGAACGAAGCAGCGTCGCCCGACCGATGA
- a CDS encoding Gfo/Idh/MocA family protein: MIGVGIVGLGGMGTLHARSVRDLGADVVAGADLVPEQRRRFADEFGAVTYETHEELVVDDAVDAVIVTTPNRFHEPIAVAALEAGRDVLVEKPLAHTLESAERIVDAAARADGICMVGFHNRYAASMAMFDEQHARGRFGDLTHVEANYVRRRGVPGPGSWFTDPELAGGGALLDIGVHALDLALYTLDFPEIVEVSGVTRTTFGTREEYADPDGFGDNWDAEAETYDVDDSVSAFVRCADGQTISLEAAWATNRQESMDFRVRGTQAGAQFDIGDTNLEILETGTAGSDYYADVDMTGDTTVTGYAEQDEAFLAAVAAGTAPETNTVEEALTVQRVIDAIYRSSESGRSVTLAESPRETAARAKR; encoded by the coding sequence ATGATCGGCGTCGGCATCGTCGGCCTCGGCGGTATGGGCACCCTCCACGCTCGAAGCGTTCGGGATCTCGGCGCCGACGTCGTCGCCGGTGCGGACCTCGTCCCGGAACAACGACGACGATTCGCCGACGAATTCGGCGCTGTCACGTACGAGACCCACGAGGAACTCGTCGTCGACGATGCGGTCGACGCCGTCATCGTGACCACGCCCAATCGGTTCCACGAACCGATCGCCGTCGCAGCCCTCGAGGCCGGCCGTGACGTCCTCGTGGAAAAACCGCTCGCGCATACCCTAGAAAGCGCAGAACGGATCGTCGACGCGGCGGCTAGAGCCGACGGCATCTGTATGGTCGGATTTCACAACCGCTACGCCGCCTCGATGGCCATGTTCGACGAACAGCACGCCCGCGGCCGCTTCGGCGACCTGACTCACGTCGAGGCCAACTACGTCCGTCGACGCGGCGTCCCGGGTCCTGGGTCGTGGTTTACCGACCCCGAACTCGCGGGCGGCGGTGCCCTCCTCGACATCGGCGTCCACGCCCTCGACCTCGCCCTCTACACGCTGGACTTTCCCGAGATCGTCGAGGTGAGCGGCGTCACGCGGACCACCTTCGGTACCAGGGAGGAATACGCGGATCCGGACGGCTTCGGGGACAACTGGGACGCTGAAGCCGAAACGTACGACGTCGACGATTCGGTCAGCGCGTTCGTCCGCTGTGCCGACGGCCAGACCATCTCGCTCGAGGCCGCCTGGGCGACCAACCGCCAGGAGAGCATGGACTTTCGCGTCCGCGGGACTCAGGCGGGCGCGCAGTTCGACATCGGAGACACGAACCTGGAGATCCTCGAGACGGGAACCGCCGGCAGCGACTACTACGCCGACGTCGATATGACCGGCGACACCACCGTGACCGGCTACGCCGAGCAGGACGAAGCGTTCCTCGCGGCCGTCGCCGCGGGGACGGCGCCGGAGACCAACACCGTCGAGGAGGCGCTGACCGTCCAGCGGGTCATCGACGCGATTTACCGCTCGAGCGAGAGCGGCCGGTCGGTGACGCTCGCGGAGAGTCCCCGGGAAACGGCCGCGCGAGCCAAACGGTAG
- a CDS encoding uracil-DNA glycosylase, with product MDEECRNCPALCETRTQVVHGYGDVGADFLFVGERPTARADAVGVPFAGAGGRDGEGGLRRMLERLGLCDVTSPADAPALENAYLTDLTRCRDPDRRPTDDEIDACEPYLNAEIRMINPEILVPVGESALTELGTEYTTTPTDDLTLPGDHAARIRGRGFELVPMIDPHEQTDEQTQTWIETFAQLMASDYRQTKGRQER from the coding sequence ATGGACGAGGAGTGTCGGAACTGTCCGGCGCTTTGCGAGACGCGCACGCAGGTGGTACACGGCTACGGCGACGTCGGTGCGGACTTCCTGTTCGTCGGCGAGCGGCCGACGGCGCGAGCGGACGCCGTCGGCGTCCCGTTCGCCGGCGCGGGCGGACGCGACGGCGAGGGCGGGCTTCGGCGGATGCTCGAGCGCCTCGGCCTGTGTGACGTCACCTCGCCGGCCGACGCGCCCGCGCTCGAGAACGCCTACCTGACGGATCTGACGCGCTGTCGCGATCCCGACCGGCGGCCGACCGACGACGAGATCGACGCGTGTGAGCCCTACCTCAACGCCGAAATCCGGATGATCAACCCCGAGATTCTCGTTCCCGTCGGCGAGAGCGCGCTGACCGAACTGGGAACCGAGTACACGACGACGCCGACGGACGACCTCACGCTTCCAGGCGACCACGCGGCGCGGATTCGCGGTCGCGGGTTCGAACTGGTTCCGATGATCGATCCGCACGAACAGACCGACGAGCAAACGCAGACCTGGATCGAGACCTTCGCACAGCTCATGGCGTCGGATTACCGGCAGACGAAGGGACGACAAGAACGGTAG
- a CDS encoding ThuA domain-containing protein codes for MVAVTIWNEFRHEREDEAVGAVYPNGIHEVLAAALADAHDVRTATLDEPHHGLTAEVLEATDVLLWWGHEAHDEVSDAVADRVHRRVLEGMGFLPLHSSHYAKPFVRLMGTSCSLQYREDGATERLWVVDPGHPIADGLDEFVELPETEMYGEPFDVPEPDRQVFVSWFEGGEVFRSGCCYRRGNGRIFYFRPGHETYPIYHDAAVRRVLRNAVEWASPTEGAPRTFGERA; via the coding sequence ATGGTCGCAGTCACGATCTGGAACGAATTTCGCCACGAACGCGAGGACGAGGCGGTCGGGGCCGTCTACCCAAATGGAATCCACGAGGTACTCGCCGCCGCACTCGCCGACGCACACGACGTCAGGACCGCGACGCTCGACGAACCCCACCACGGTCTCACTGCCGAGGTCCTCGAGGCGACCGACGTCCTCCTGTGGTGGGGCCACGAGGCCCACGACGAGGTCTCGGACGCGGTCGCCGACCGCGTTCACCGCCGTGTTCTCGAGGGGATGGGGTTTCTCCCGCTGCACTCGAGTCACTACGCGAAGCCCTTCGTACGGCTCATGGGAACGTCCTGCAGCCTGCAGTATCGCGAGGACGGCGCCACAGAGCGCCTGTGGGTCGTCGATCCCGGTCATCCGATCGCCGACGGACTCGACGAGTTCGTCGAACTACCCGAAACGGAGATGTACGGCGAACCGTTCGACGTCCCCGAACCCGACCGGCAGGTGTTCGTCAGCTGGTTCGAGGGCGGCGAGGTGTTTCGAAGCGGCTGCTGTTACCGGCGCGGCAACGGGCGAATCTTCTATTTCCGGCCGGGCCACGAGACCTATCCGATCTACCACGACGCGGCGGTTCGCCGCGTGCTCCGCAACGCCGTCGAGTGGGCCAGTCCGACCGAGGGGGCACCACGGACGTTCGGGGAACGGGCGTAG
- the mch gene encoding 2-methylfumaryl-CoA hydratase: MTEWTDPETFAQALEQVETREKGNCFEDFEEGDVIEHAPGLTLTQFGNESWMGQTLNHDPAYWRTDAAEERGFDEPPVHPDYLTAATLGITVEDLSEKGGYFLGRTDVRFPTAPVYTGTELHVESEVVNCATSSSRPEYGIVSWRTRGKDAETGDVLCSYERTNMIPRREPVATDGSGAAAAEDDGDDGPDLPDEFVTPEGGYFEDFVDALAEAEDRDAAVAYRHERGRTQDDVTVASLPLSTLNTAKQHHNVDVMSDSPSGNIVTYGDVTRSTALGHARSDEQTWREVGFDDESFHTFVAVGDTVYAFTRVIEAENDASSDEAGTVTFEHIAFNQHDEPVYSGTRTAEIRKRSN; encoded by the coding sequence GGGGAACTGCTTCGAGGACTTCGAGGAAGGGGACGTCATCGAACACGCACCCGGGCTCACCCTCACCCAGTTCGGCAACGAGTCCTGGATGGGCCAGACGCTCAACCACGATCCCGCCTACTGGCGGACCGACGCCGCCGAAGAGCGCGGCTTCGACGAACCGCCGGTCCATCCCGACTACCTGACCGCCGCGACGCTCGGCATCACCGTCGAGGACCTCAGTGAGAAAGGCGGCTACTTCCTCGGTCGGACCGACGTGCGGTTCCCCACCGCGCCGGTCTACACCGGCACCGAACTCCACGTCGAGAGCGAAGTCGTCAACTGCGCCACCTCGAGTTCCCGCCCGGAATACGGCATCGTCTCCTGGCGCACCCGCGGCAAGGACGCCGAGACCGGCGACGTGCTGTGCTCCTACGAGCGGACGAACATGATTCCCCGCCGCGAACCCGTCGCGACGGACGGGAGCGGTGCCGCGGCCGCCGAAGACGACGGCGACGACGGTCCCGACCTCCCCGACGAGTTCGTCACCCCCGAGGGAGGGTACTTCGAGGATTTCGTCGACGCGCTCGCGGAAGCCGAAGACCGCGACGCCGCGGTCGCCTACCGCCACGAACGCGGCCGAACCCAGGACGACGTTACCGTCGCTTCGCTGCCGCTTTCGACGCTCAACACTGCCAAACAGCACCACAACGTCGACGTGATGTCTGACTCGCCCTCCGGCAACATCGTCACGTACGGCGACGTCACCCGCTCGACCGCGCTTGGCCACGCCCGCTCGGACGAGCAGACCTGGCGCGAAGTCGGCTTCGACGACGAGTCCTTCCACACCTTCGTTGCCGTCGGCGACACCGTCTACGCCTTTACGCGCGTCATCGAGGCCGAGAACGACGCCTCGAGCGACGAAGCCGGCACCGTCACCTTCGAACACATCGCGTTCAACCAGCACGACGAGCCCGTCTATTCCGGGACGCGAACCGCCGAGATTCGAAAGCGTTCTAACTAA
- a CDS encoding RNA-guided endonuclease InsQ/TnpB family protein, with the protein MEYSPRYRLFPTTTQRESLDWTRDTVRQLYNHALHEFDKIPEDEGTLRQRVWHVRDELPQLKQQWTDLKQVYSTVLQNAVERIRTNITNLGTLKAKGYDVGSLNWKSPREYRSFTYRQSGFELDTKSGPRDRAILRLTKVRGETIEIPLRLHRDLPDHDAIKEVTVKKEPTGAWYASFCISTDTPEKPDPADIEPEDTVGIDLGVLTFVHDSDGRSVGRLDLSAERERLEREQRSLSRKQYESNNWETQRRRVATVHARMSNKKRDYKHKLAHFYTTEHDAVFVEDLNVTSLLEASGNARNKAEVGWRNFITILKHHGRKNGCHVIEVEPSGTTKECASCGVETEKPVWVREHSCPSCGFELDRDWNAALNIQSRGLENLGVVHSEATPVETATAVDTSEVSASRVVEAGSPALKESPKATSRAG; encoded by the coding sequence ATGGAGTACAGTCCACGATACCGTCTCTTTCCCACCACCACCCAACGGGAGAGTCTCGACTGGACTCGTGACACCGTGCGACAACTCTACAACCACGCCCTCCACGAATTCGACAAGATACCAGAAGACGAGGGGACGCTTCGACAGCGCGTCTGGCACGTCCGCGACGAACTCCCACAACTCAAGCAACAGTGGACAGACCTCAAACAGGTCTACTCAACCGTCTTGCAGAACGCTGTCGAGCGTATCCGAACCAACATCACCAACCTCGGCACACTCAAAGCCAAGGGCTACGATGTTGGCTCGTTGAACTGGAAGTCACCGCGTGAGTACCGGAGTTTTACGTACCGGCAATCGGGCTTCGAACTCGACACGAAGAGTGGTCCGAGAGATCGAGCGATACTCCGCCTCACAAAAGTACGCGGTGAAACCATCGAAATCCCACTCCGCCTTCACCGTGACCTTCCCGACCACGATGCTATCAAAGAAGTCACGGTGAAGAAAGAACCCACAGGAGCGTGGTACGCTTCGTTCTGCATCAGCACCGACACGCCAGAGAAACCAGACCCAGCGGACATTGAGCCGGAAGACACGGTTGGGATCGACCTCGGCGTTCTCACCTTCGTCCACGATTCGGACGGACGCTCCGTCGGTCGTCTTGACCTGTCTGCGGAGCGTGAGCGCCTCGAGCGCGAGCAACGCTCGCTTTCTCGCAAACAGTACGAGTCGAACAACTGGGAGACGCAACGGCGGCGAGTCGCGACGGTCCATGCTCGCATGTCGAACAAGAAGCGAGATTATAAACACAAGCTCGCGCACTTTTACACGACCGAGCATGATGCCGTGTTCGTTGAGGATTTGAACGTGACGTCACTGCTTGAAGCCAGTGGCAACGCGCGGAACAAGGCCGAAGTCGGCTGGCGAAACTTCATTACGATTCTGAAACATCACGGTCGGAAGAACGGGTGTCACGTCATCGAAGTCGAACCGAGTGGCACGACGAAAGAGTGTGCATCGTGTGGCGTGGAGACTGAGAAGCCGGTGTGGGTCCGCGAACATTCCTGCCCGTCGTGTGGGTTCGAGTTGGACAGGGATTGGAACGCGGCGTTGAACATCCAGTCGCGTGGTCTGGAGAACCTAGGAGTGGTTCACTCCGAAGCAACGCCTGTGGAGACCGCGACCGCTGTGGATACTTCTGAAGTGTCTGCAAGTCGCGTCGTCGAAGCAGGAAGCCCCGCCCTCAAGGAGTCGCCAAAGGCGACGAGTAGGGCGGGGTAG